A single genomic interval of Hydractinia symbiolongicarpus strain clone_291-10 chromosome 8, HSymV2.1, whole genome shotgun sequence harbors:
- the LOC130653806 gene encoding metabotropic glutamate receptor-like protein C, producing MQDFKSSFWYQSFNQNEPVLDNLCGMYYIAPIKGTEKRSNPVSSYAASNYCLKGIQVLKLLFVVHLNQQFYLYRERQSRKLINITTAFLSKKERKKARSNMHYGRLKLNEERNYVTMGTEKQGDKDSSDDNDDDSSNEDDNNNNNNSRNDDDSNNDNDRDNGGDDNSSNENDETVATRTTTITTTVETTTKATMKTTATTTRTETTTATTAVTATTITTTIVTTFLKCTSFLGVYV from the exons ATGCAGGATTTCAAGTCAAGTTTCTGGTATCAATCTTTCAATCAAAATGAACCTGTGTTAGATAACCTCTGCGGGATGTATTATATTGCACCAATTAAGGGAACAGAAAAAAGG TCTAACCCTGTCAGTTCCTATGCTGCTAGCAATTATTGTTTGAAGGGAATCCAAGTGCTAAAGCTTCTATTTGTTGTACATCTGAACCAACAGTTCTATTTATATAGAGAGCGTCAATCACGGAAGTTAATAAACATTACCACAGCCTTTCTaagcaaaaaagaaagaaaaaag GCAAGAAGTAATATGCATTATGGTCGTTTAAAATTGAACGAAGAAAGAAATTATGTTACCATGGGAACA GAAAAACAAGGCGATAAGGACAGCAGTGACGACAACGACGACGACAGTAGCAACGAAgacgacaacaataacaacaacaacagtagaAACGACGACGACAGCAACAACGACAATGACAGAGACAACGGCGGCGACGACAACAGCAGTAACGAAAACGACGAGACAGTAGCAACGAGgacgacaacaataacaacaacagtaGAAACGACTACGAAAGCAACAATGAAGACAACAGCAACAACGACGAGGACAGAGACAACGACGGCAACGACAGCAGTAAcggcaac